One window of the Eucalyptus grandis isolate ANBG69807.140 chromosome 6, ASM1654582v1, whole genome shotgun sequence genome contains the following:
- the LOC108956993 gene encoding (-)-germacrene D synthase-like, protein MEVRSSELAADVDGSRSLASDVGSNIARARVPERAKTMEPEILNLRKEGRGEALRKERSSDGVVEEHIERLKGEVRKMLMGAMDKPSQKLNLIDRIQRLGFAYHFEHEIDEQLEQIHRSYFEFHYGDNDDNLHTVAVLFRLLRQQGYNVPCEIFNRFKDSEGNFNKSSIADVQGMLSLFEACHLSYHGDDILNDALAFTISHLESIEKKKVSPNLVKQVSHALHQPIQKGLPRLEARRYIQFYQEEPSHNEVLLSLAKLDFNSLQEQHQKELGNLTRWWKDIDIEREFPFARDRLGELYVWMLGIYFEPVYEIARGIVTKMMVILSILDDIYDVYGTLEELELFTEAIERWDVDAKEGLPKCMQVFYKTLLDFYDEIGNELARKGRSYRLFYAKEVMKIQVRAYLAEAKWFHHSHVPTMEEYMPIALISIGSQLAFVTAFLGMGDIVTKDAFDWLLSSDPRIVKASQVIGRLMNDIAGHKFEQERGHVASSVECFMKQYSVTEEEAKKELCKQVANAWKDINEELCRPTAVPMVLLMRIINLARATHAVYEDETDHYVNAGTNFKEFVTLLLVNPCQCDGLEEQG, encoded by the exons ATGGAGGTGAGGTCGAGCGAGCTTGCGGCGGACGTTGACGGGAGCAGGAGCCTGGCCAGCGACGTCGGCTCAAATATAGCACGAGCACGAGTGCCGGAGAGAGCGAAGACGATGGaacctgaaattttgaatttacggaaggaagggagaggagaggCGTTAAGAAAGGAGAGG AGTTCTGATGGCGTAGTAGAGGAACATATTGAGAGATTGAAAGGAGAAGTGAGGAAGATGTTGATGGGTGCTATGGATAAGCCATCGCAAAAGTTGAACTTGATTGATCGGATCCAACGCTTGGGATTTGCCTACCATTTTGAACATGAGATAGATGAGCAGCTAGAACAAATCCATAGAAGCTATTTCGAGTTTCACTACGGCGATAATGATGACAACCTTCACACTGTTGCTGTTCTCTTTCGATTATTACGACAACAAGGTTACAATGTTCCATGTG AAATCTTTAATAGGTTCAAGGACAGTGAAGGAAATTTCAACAAATCGAGCATTGCTGACGTGCAGGGAATGCTAAGTCTATTTGAAGCTTGCCATCTAAGTTATCACGGCGATGATATTTTGAATGATGCACTCGCTTTTACTATATCTCACCTTGAATcaattgagaaaaagaaagtaagccCTAATCTCGTAAAACAAGTGAGTCATGCCCTGCATCAGCCAATCCAAAAGGGTTTGCCAAGGCTAGAGGCGAGGCGTTACATTCAATTCTACCAAGAGGAACCTTCACATAATGAAGTCCTGCTCTCTTTGGCTAAGCTCGATTTCAATTCATTGCAAGAGCAACACCAGAAAGAACTCGGCAACCTTACCAG GTGGTGGAAGGATATAGATATAGAGAGGGAGTTTCCATTTGCTAGAGATAGGCTTGGGGAGTTGTATGTCTGGATGTTAGGAATTTATTTCGAGCCGGTGTACGAGATTGCTAGAGGAATAGTAACCAAAATGATGGTCATCCTTTCCATTCTTGACGACATCTATGATGTCTATGGCACATTGGAAGAACTAGAACTCTTCACGGAAGCAATTGAAAG GTGGGATGTTGATGCCAAAGAAGGATTGCCAAAGTGCATGCAAGTGTTTTACAAGACACTTCTTGatttttatgatgaaattgGCAACGAATTGGCTAGAAAAGGAAGATCATACCGCCTCTTTTATGCAAAAGAAGTG ATGAAAATTCAAGTGAGAGCATACTTGGCAGAAGCCAAATGGTTCCACCATAGTCACGTACCGACGATGGAGGAGTACATGCCTATTGCATTAATAAGCATTGGTAGTCAATTGGCATTTGTGACAGCATTTCTGGGAATGGGAGATATTGTAACAAAAGATGCTTTTGATTGGTTATTGTCTAGCGACCCCAGGATAGTGAAGGCTTCGCAAGTAATCGGTCGGCTTATGAATGACATTGCTGGACACAAG tTTGAGCAAGAGAGAGGTCATGTGGCATCTTCAGTGGAGTGTTTCATGAAACAATACAGTGTTACAGAGGAAGAGGCAAAGAAGGAACTCTGTAAACAAGTGGCCAATGCGTGGAAGGACATTAACGAAGAGTTGTGCCGTCCGACTGCCGTTCCCATGGTACTCCTCATGCGAATTATCAATCTTGCACGAGCCACGCATGCGGTATATGAAGATGAAACAGATCACTACGTCAATGCTGGGaccaatttcaaagagtttgtGACTCTTCTGCTCGTCAATCCATGCCAATGTGATGGATTGGAAGAACAAGGTTAA